A window of Costertonia aggregata contains these coding sequences:
- a CDS encoding DUF6265 family protein gives MGKILLSLLLLATNTYGQNTLAFDQGTASPKADLSQITWMEGHWKGEAFGGVIEEIWSPPLGGSMMFSFKLVVDGAVNFYELGHIRQLDETLVFELKHFGDDLKGWEEKNEVQRFQFIKAEGNRLYFDGFTFEKVSATEINIYGLVHQGEKEEEIKFNYKKQ, from the coding sequence ATGGGAAAAATTCTTTTATCGTTATTGTTACTCGCCACCAACACGTATGGCCAAAATACTTTAGCCTTTGATCAAGGTACTGCTTCGCCCAAAGCCGATTTATCGCAAATCACTTGGATGGAAGGCCATTGGAAAGGAGAGGCTTTTGGAGGAGTAATTGAAGAAATATGGAGCCCTCCATTAGGAGGTTCCATGATGTTTTCATTCAAATTGGTCGTTGACGGAGCCGTGAATTTTTATGAACTGGGCCATATTCGCCAGCTAGATGAAACACTCGTTTTTGAACTGAAACATTTTGGCGATGATTTAAAAGGATGGGAGGAAAAAAATGAAGTGCAGCGCTTTCAATTTATAAAGGCAGAGGGCAATCGACTCTATTTTGATGGATTTACCTTTGAAAAGGTAAGTGCCACAGAAATAAATATTTATGGTTTAGTCCACCAAGGTGAAAAAGAGGAAGAGATAAAGTTCAATTACAAAAAACAGTAA